The following DNA comes from Anaerostipes rhamnosivorans.
TTGGGGCGGCCATTGTAATAATATCCGGGGGCATCCTTGGATTCTACCGGGCATCCCGTGAGAGAAAAAGACTGGAGCAGGGCATTGAGCTCAAACGGCTTTTGTATCTTTTGCAGGGGGAGATTCGCTACGGGCTGACACCGCTTCCCGATGCCATAGGGACAATAGCGGGGAAGATGAATTCGGAGTTTTCTGTTTTTTTGACGGATGTATCGAAAAAGCTTTCCTCCTACCAGGAAGAAACATTTTCCCAGGTGTGGAAGAGCTCGGTGGAACAGGACCTTGTACCCTATGTCCAGGAAAAAAAGATGCTGGAGCCGTTTTCAGCCATGGGGGATACAATTGGATATTTGGACAAGGACATGCAGGTGAAGACGATTGATTTCACCATTGAGCAGATTGAGGAGAGGATGTATCAGATCAAAGACCAGGTGATCAAAAACTGTAAACTATATCAGAGCCTTGGATTATCCTTTGGACTTCTCGTAGTGATTATTTTATTGTAAGGAGGATCTTATGAGCGTAAACATTATCTTTCGGATTGCGGCTGTGGGAATCCTGGTCACGATTCTTGTCCAGGTACTGAAACATTCGGGAAGGGATGAACAGGCATTTTTGATCACACTCGCCGGGCTAATTCTTGTACTGTCATGGGTGATCCCTTATATCTATGATCTTTTTGAGAGTGTACAGACACTGTTCACGATATCTTAGGAGGCAGCAATGGTTAAGATCGCACTTTTCGGCATCATAGCCAGTAT
Coding sequences within:
- a CDS encoding stage III sporulation protein AB, with amino-acid sequence MVKLFGAAIVIISGGILGFYRASRERKRLEQGIELKRLLYLLQGEIRYGLTPLPDAIGTIAGKMNSEFSVFLTDVSKKLSSYQEETFSQVWKSSVEQDLVPYVQEKKMLEPFSAMGDTIGYLDKDMQVKTIDFTIEQIEERMYQIKDQVIKNCKLYQSLGLSFGLLVVIILL
- the spoIIIAC gene encoding stage III sporulation protein AC — protein: MSVNIIFRIAAVGILVTILVQVLKHSGRDEQAFLITLAGLILVLSWVIPYIYDLFESVQTLFTIS